A window of the Longimicrobium sp. genome harbors these coding sequences:
- the ricT gene encoding regulatory iron-sulfur-containing complex subunit RicT has translation MSLELPVFQPLPSPENTPHLVEVAFKGMRKGFFAATDPTLRTGDWVLVEVERGRDLGRVRTMGGAARAKCSSEPSAAVLRRADPAEVQQLYELRADEDRIRRTTREMVQQHGLHMKVSDAEWQWDRNKLTVYFTAERRVDFRQLVRDLARAFRTRIELKQIGVRDEAAQLGGVGRCGRELCCATWLREIKPISLQLAKDQSLSLNPQQISGTCGRLMCCLTYEHDAYLAARKRFPREGKTLRTVNGAERVVSIDIWRNLVTLQDENRQRRVVDLDTLKAETVVQPAAPREAVPAEPAAPLPTPAQQQRPPRRPRKAPEQRPE, from the coding sequence GTGAGTCTCGAGCTTCCGGTATTCCAACCCCTCCCGTCCCCCGAAAACACACCCCACCTGGTGGAAGTGGCGTTCAAGGGGATGCGGAAAGGCTTCTTCGCCGCCACCGATCCCACCCTGCGCACCGGCGATTGGGTGCTGGTGGAGGTGGAGCGCGGGCGCGACCTGGGCCGCGTCCGCACCATGGGCGGGGCCGCGCGCGCCAAGTGCTCGTCCGAGCCGAGCGCCGCCGTCCTGCGCCGCGCCGACCCCGCCGAGGTGCAGCAGCTGTACGAGCTGCGCGCCGACGAGGACCGCATCCGCCGCACCACGCGCGAGATGGTGCAGCAGCACGGGCTGCACATGAAGGTCTCGGACGCCGAGTGGCAGTGGGACCGGAACAAGCTGACCGTGTACTTCACCGCCGAGCGCCGGGTGGACTTCCGCCAGCTGGTGCGCGACCTGGCGCGCGCCTTCCGCACCCGCATCGAGCTCAAGCAGATCGGCGTGCGGGACGAGGCGGCGCAGCTGGGGGGCGTCGGCAGGTGCGGACGCGAGCTGTGCTGCGCCACCTGGCTGCGCGAGATCAAGCCGATCTCCCTTCAGCTCGCCAAGGACCAGAGCCTTTCGCTGAACCCGCAGCAGATCTCCGGCACCTGCGGCCGGCTGATGTGCTGCCTGACGTACGAGCACGACGCCTACCTGGCCGCCCGCAAGCGCTTTCCCCGCGAGGGGAAGACGCTGCGCACGGTCAACGGCGCCGAGCGGGTGGTCTCCATCGACATCTGGCGCAACCTGGTGACGCTGCAGGACGAGAACCGCCAGCGGCGCGTGGTGGACCTGGACACGCTCAAGGCCGAGACGGTGGTGCAGCCCGCCGCCCCGCGCGAGGCCGTGCCCGCCGAGCCCGCCGCCCCCCTTCCCACCCCGGCGCAGCAGCAGCGCCCGCCGCGCCGTCCACGCAAGGCGCCGGAGCAGAGACCCGAGTGA
- a CDS encoding acyl-CoA dehydrogenase family protein, whose product MSAQTAPSEQESREVAEAARETEWTAPSFVRELFLGNFRLDLIHPFPQQTPEDRAKTDAYMAKLRKFMEEEVDSDAIDRTGELPPEVVQGLRDLGAFGLKIPEEYGGIGLSQLGYGRTIGMVTSQDGNLTALLSAHQSIGVPQPMKMFGTPEQKKKYLPRLARGAISAFALTEPGVGSDPAALATTATLTEDGTAYILNGEKLWCTNGTLAELLVVMAKTPSKIKNGKEIPQITAFVVEVDTPGVEITHRCHFMGLKALQNAVIRFDNVRVPRENVIWGEGKGLKLALMTLNTGRLTLPMSAAYGAKVAVEVSRKWAAERVQWGAAVGKHDAVAQMLGDMAANAFAIESVAELASALADEAKNDIRLEAAIAKLWTTEMGWKIVDDCLQIRGGRGYETADSLAARGELPIPVERMMRDFRINRIFEGSSEIMRLFIAREAVDTHLAVAGDLIKPDISFGQKIGAMAKAGVWYAGWLPKRFVGGGQIPNAYSEFGRLAKHIRYVERTSRKLARSMFFAMGRYQAKLERKQALLGRFVDIGAELFAMTAACVRAHSMRDEPHGREAALVADLFCRRARIRIKELFGRVTDNADDFTYKLAQDVLKGRYAWLEEGAIPAVRDGSIAAVPASPLPVDRNLSDTRVATQLGGGA is encoded by the coding sequence ATGAGTGCCCAGACCGCACCGAGCGAGCAGGAGTCGCGCGAGGTCGCCGAAGCGGCGCGCGAGACCGAATGGACCGCGCCCAGCTTCGTCCGCGAGCTTTTCCTCGGCAACTTCCGCCTGGACCTGATCCACCCCTTCCCGCAGCAGACGCCGGAGGACCGGGCGAAGACGGACGCCTACATGGCGAAGCTGCGGAAGTTCATGGAGGAAGAGGTCGATTCGGACGCCATCGACCGCACGGGCGAGCTTCCGCCGGAGGTGGTGCAGGGGCTGCGCGACCTGGGCGCGTTCGGGCTCAAGATCCCGGAGGAGTACGGCGGCATCGGGCTCTCGCAGCTCGGCTACGGGCGCACCATCGGGATGGTGACCAGCCAGGACGGCAACCTCACCGCCCTCCTCAGCGCCCACCAGTCCATCGGCGTGCCGCAGCCGATGAAGATGTTCGGCACCCCGGAGCAGAAGAAGAAGTACCTGCCGCGGCTGGCCAGGGGCGCCATCTCCGCCTTCGCGCTCACCGAGCCGGGGGTGGGGTCTGACCCGGCGGCGCTCGCCACCACGGCCACGCTCACCGAGGACGGCACCGCCTACATCCTCAACGGCGAGAAGCTGTGGTGCACCAACGGCACCCTGGCCGAGCTGCTGGTGGTGATGGCGAAGACGCCGTCCAAGATCAAGAACGGCAAGGAGATCCCGCAGATCACCGCGTTCGTGGTGGAGGTGGACACGCCGGGGGTGGAGATCACGCACCGCTGCCACTTCATGGGGCTCAAGGCGCTGCAGAACGCCGTGATCCGCTTCGACAACGTGCGCGTCCCGCGCGAGAACGTGATCTGGGGCGAGGGGAAGGGGTTGAAGCTGGCGCTGATGACGCTGAACACCGGCCGCCTGACGCTCCCCATGAGCGCGGCGTACGGCGCCAAGGTCGCCGTGGAGGTCTCGCGCAAGTGGGCGGCGGAGCGGGTGCAGTGGGGCGCGGCCGTGGGCAAGCACGACGCCGTGGCGCAGATGCTGGGCGACATGGCCGCCAACGCCTTCGCCATCGAGTCGGTGGCCGAGCTGGCTTCCGCGCTGGCGGACGAGGCCAAGAACGACATCCGCCTGGAAGCCGCCATCGCCAAGCTGTGGACGACGGAGATGGGGTGGAAGATCGTGGACGACTGCCTGCAGATCCGCGGCGGGCGCGGCTACGAGACGGCCGACTCCCTGGCCGCGCGTGGCGAGCTGCCGATCCCGGTGGAGCGGATGATGCGCGACTTCCGCATCAACCGCATCTTCGAGGGCTCCAGCGAGATCATGCGCCTCTTCATCGCCCGCGAGGCGGTGGACACGCACCTGGCCGTGGCCGGCGACCTGATCAAGCCGGACATCAGCTTCGGGCAGAAGATCGGCGCCATGGCCAAGGCGGGCGTCTGGTACGCCGGCTGGCTGCCGAAGCGCTTCGTGGGCGGCGGGCAGATCCCGAACGCGTACTCGGAGTTCGGGCGGCTGGCCAAGCACATCCGCTACGTGGAGCGCACCTCGCGCAAGCTGGCGCGCAGCATGTTCTTCGCGATGGGACGCTACCAGGCCAAGCTGGAGCGGAAGCAGGCGCTGCTGGGCCGCTTCGTGGACATCGGCGCGGAGCTCTTCGCCATGACGGCCGCCTGCGTGCGCGCCCACTCCATGCGCGACGAGCCGCACGGCCGCGAGGCGGCGCTGGTGGCGGACCTCTTCTGCCGCCGCGCGCGCATCCGCATCAAGGAGCTCTTCGGCCGCGTGACGGACAACGCCGACGACTTCACCTACAAGCTCGCGCAGGACGTGCTCAAGGGGCGCTACGCCTGGCTGGAGGAGGGCGCCATCCCCGCGGTGCGCGACGGCTCCATCGCCGCCGTCCCCGCGTCCCCCCTCCCCGTGGACCGCAACCTCTCGGACACGCGCGTGGCGACGCAGCTCGGTGGAGGGGCGTAG
- a CDS encoding acetyl-CoA carboxylase carboxyltransferase subunit alpha, with product MATVAHLDFERAIAEVEDQIGHLRTLARERGLDVTSELRSLERKLHDLKTDTFRNLSPIERVQVARHPRRPYTLDYLQLMFTDFIELAGDRQFRDDASVVGGWARLEGEPVMVIGQQKGRDMKENLLRNFGMPHPEGYRKALRLMKLAEKFRRPLITLIDTPGAYPGIGAEERGQAEAIARNLREMAGLKVPSVAVVIGEGGSGGALAIGVADRVLMLENSVYSVISPEGCAAILWKSGNEREKAAEAMRVTAGDLKQLNVIDEVIPEPTGGAHSDWEVTAQSLKDVLLRHLGELRDLPVDVLRAARWKKYMAMGEWRTVQAR from the coding sequence ATGGCGACTGTAGCCCATCTCGATTTCGAACGCGCCATCGCCGAGGTCGAAGACCAGATCGGCCACCTGCGCACGCTGGCACGCGAGCGCGGGCTGGACGTGACCAGCGAGCTGCGCTCCCTGGAACGCAAGCTCCACGACCTCAAGACCGACACCTTTCGCAACCTCTCGCCCATCGAGCGGGTGCAGGTGGCGCGGCACCCCCGGCGCCCCTATACGCTGGACTACCTCCAGCTCATGTTCACCGACTTCATCGAGCTCGCCGGCGACCGCCAGTTCCGCGACGACGCGTCGGTGGTGGGCGGGTGGGCGAGGCTCGAAGGGGAGCCCGTCATGGTCATCGGCCAGCAGAAAGGCCGCGACATGAAGGAGAACCTCCTGCGCAATTTCGGCATGCCCCACCCGGAGGGCTACCGTAAAGCTTTGCGTTTGATGAAATTAGCTGAGAAGTTCCGCCGTCCCCTCATCACGCTCATCGACACGCCGGGCGCGTACCCCGGCATCGGCGCCGAGGAACGGGGCCAGGCCGAGGCCATCGCGCGCAACCTGCGCGAGATGGCGGGGCTCAAGGTGCCCAGCGTCGCGGTCGTCATCGGCGAGGGCGGGTCGGGCGGGGCGCTGGCCATCGGCGTGGCGGACCGGGTGCTGATGCTGGAGAACAGCGTCTACTCCGTGATCTCGCCGGAAGGGTGCGCCGCCATCCTGTGGAAGAGCGGCAACGAGCGCGAAAAGGCCGCCGAAGCCATGCGGGTGACGGCCGGCGACCTGAAGCAGCTCAACGTGATCGACGAGGTGATCCCCGAGCCCACGGGCGGGGCGCACTCGGACTGGGAGGTGACCGCCCAGTCGCTCAAGGACGTGCTGCTCCGCCACCTGGGCGAGCTGCGCGACCTGCCGGTGGACGTGCTGCGCGCCGCCCGCTGGAAGAAGTACATGGCGATGGGGGAGTGGCGGACCGTCCAGGCCCGCTGA
- the dnaE gene encoding DNA polymerase III subunit alpha yields MSFVHLHCHSEYSLLDGANRLGDLIKRAKEFEQPALALTDHGCMFGAWLFQEQAKKAGIKPIVGMEAYVAPGSRHERGKVKGEKGYYHLVLLARDRQGYKNLSKLTSIGYTEGFYSKPRLDREVLAKYSEGLIVSSACLAGEVAQHLMEDRWDQAREAVEWHQEVFRDRYYLEVQAHNSSGQDELNRRIFKLAQETGAPVVATNDTHFLRSSDHQAHDVLLCIGLGKDFHDANRMKYDDQLYFKNGEEMRERFPDRPDVLENTLRVADECNWSYPKGYFVPAFPVDKEGFSSEAEMLRAWVWDGALKHYAPGAPAGSDPQAVLPAHIIERAEYELSVICNPKLDYSGYFLITADFIRWAREHGIPVGPGRGSAAGSIVAYCTGITDICPIQFDLLFERFLNPERVSMPDIDVDFCFERRGEVIEYVRDKYGRDAVGQIITFGTMKSRAVVKDVGRTLGFLPAETDRLAKLIPNSPAYSLTVQEAVDKIPEVKELYEKEERYRSLLDHSMTLEGLARHSSVHAAGVVIAPGPLDEYVPICTQSSKGSGGGNGESIIVTQYDMNCLEKAGMLKMDFLGLKTLTVIHDAVVMIRTRHGALKHPVTGKEYARAEDIELDDPEVYKMLARGGTAGVFQFESALATEKIRAMKADRFDDLIAANALVRPGPLDMGMDLVYIRRKLKQEEVRYPFAELTEVLEPTYGVIVYQEQVMRIAQILGGLSLAEADVLRKAVGKKDEELIKKELGKFVDKAVEKGYDRRAIQDLSDQIQAFGRYGFNKCLPGDTEVLDAATGRLVRIEDLYHRRASLGAVATCDVDALKLGRGTVADVMDNGVKPVFRLRTESGREIEATDNHPFLTFDGWRPLGELKPGVHLAVPRMLPVEGSAEWPEHEVLALGHLLAEGNLCHPHSVYFYNQDPAEIADYVAAAEAFGNVRCTLGEKDGTTHVYAAREDRAAAPEIFTWAGRLGMLGKTATEKEVPADAFTLTNPQIALLLSRMWAGDGHINARDRSLFYATSSKRLAGQVQHLLLRLGILGRIRQVEFPYRGETRTGWQVFVTGNENLRRFAETVGGRFLSAARREAVERLVMEAPAQGPSKDLVPVGVRALVRAARERAGESWAQVEAGADVSSRDFYPVGTNPNKIGFTRRTVGMLAEHFGDAELRRYAASDVLWDRVESIEYVGEKQTYDLEVPVTHNFVANDIIVHNSHSAAYGLLAYQTAWLKCHYPAEFMAALMSSVVDKIDDVVAYIQQCREMGKYIPRVGREGIEVLPPHVNESNWKFTVVGEGTGRIRFGLGAIRGVGEGAVRSILASREAEGPFKSMFDLLCRIDLRLCNKRVLEALICAGALDGFATAGERAQLLAGLDSAFATAQMIQKERDSAQDNLFDVLMGGGEGGTATLVQAPVLPAVAKWTESERLTREKEILGFFISGHPLNRYREDVALFESRGVTTASLKSMRDMKVELACVVTEAARQISKKDGSEWGRITVEDFHGTATVLAFGESWAKYKSVLLQDAAVVIRGAVSNRERDDEDPPLFLDGAIPLDGVRESGEVGVCIELGGGGPDAAAVDEAKRILAEHAGPGPVTVLWKSGGEEAARLRSRTLRVSPRDELLAALRATLGDDRVRLQRDAPPPTPVPQRDEPWKKRGMRDGG; encoded by the coding sequence ATGTCCTTCGTCCATCTCCACTGCCACTCCGAATACTCGCTCCTCGACGGCGCCAACCGCCTGGGGGACCTGATCAAGCGCGCCAAGGAGTTCGAGCAGCCCGCGCTCGCGCTCACCGACCACGGGTGCATGTTCGGCGCGTGGCTCTTCCAGGAACAGGCGAAGAAGGCCGGGATCAAGCCCATCGTGGGGATGGAGGCGTACGTCGCCCCCGGCTCGCGGCACGAGCGCGGCAAGGTCAAGGGCGAAAAGGGGTACTACCACCTGGTGCTCCTCGCGCGCGACCGGCAGGGGTACAAGAACCTGTCGAAGCTCACCTCCATCGGCTACACGGAGGGGTTCTACAGCAAGCCGCGCCTCGACCGCGAGGTGCTGGCGAAGTACTCCGAGGGGCTCATCGTCTCCTCCGCCTGCCTGGCGGGGGAGGTGGCGCAGCACCTGATGGAGGACCGCTGGGACCAGGCGCGCGAGGCGGTGGAGTGGCACCAGGAGGTGTTCCGCGACCGCTACTACCTGGAGGTGCAGGCGCACAACTCCAGCGGCCAGGACGAGCTCAACCGGCGCATCTTCAAACTGGCCCAGGAGACGGGGGCCCCTGTCGTGGCTACCAACGACACGCACTTCCTGCGCTCCAGCGACCACCAGGCGCACGACGTCCTCCTCTGCATCGGGCTGGGGAAGGACTTCCACGACGCCAACCGGATGAAGTACGACGATCAGTTGTACTTCAAGAACGGGGAGGAGATGCGCGAGCGCTTCCCGGACCGGCCTGACGTCCTGGAGAACACGCTGCGCGTGGCGGACGAGTGCAACTGGAGCTACCCCAAGGGCTACTTCGTTCCGGCGTTCCCGGTGGACAAGGAAGGGTTCAGCAGCGAGGCGGAGATGCTGCGCGCGTGGGTGTGGGACGGCGCGCTGAAGCATTACGCGCCCGGCGCCCCGGCCGGTTCCGACCCGCAGGCCGTGCTCCCCGCCCACATCATCGAGCGTGCGGAGTACGAGCTGAGCGTCATCTGCAACCCCAAGCTCGACTACTCGGGGTACTTCCTGATCACGGCGGACTTCATCCGCTGGGCGCGCGAGCACGGGATTCCCGTGGGGCCGGGGCGCGGATCGGCGGCTGGGTCGATCGTGGCGTACTGCACCGGGATCACCGACATCTGCCCGATCCAGTTCGACCTGCTCTTCGAGCGCTTCCTGAACCCCGAGCGCGTGTCGATGCCCGACATCGACGTGGACTTCTGCTTCGAGCGCCGCGGCGAGGTCATCGAGTACGTGCGCGACAAGTACGGGCGCGACGCGGTGGGGCAGATCATCACCTTCGGGACGATGAAGAGCCGCGCGGTGGTCAAGGACGTGGGCCGCACGCTCGGCTTCCTCCCCGCGGAGACGGACCGGCTCGCCAAGCTGATCCCCAACTCGCCCGCGTACTCGCTCACGGTGCAGGAGGCGGTCGACAAGATCCCCGAGGTCAAGGAGCTGTACGAGAAGGAGGAGCGCTACAGGAGCCTCCTCGACCACTCGATGACGCTGGAGGGGCTCGCGCGCCACTCCAGCGTCCACGCGGCCGGCGTGGTGATCGCGCCGGGGCCGCTGGACGAGTACGTCCCCATCTGCACGCAGAGCAGCAAGGGGTCGGGGGGCGGAAACGGCGAGTCCATCATCGTCACCCAGTACGACATGAACTGCCTGGAGAAGGCGGGCATGCTCAAGATGGACTTCCTGGGGCTCAAGACGCTCACGGTGATCCACGATGCCGTGGTGATGATCCGCACGCGGCACGGGGCGCTCAAGCATCCGGTGACCGGCAAGGAGTACGCGCGCGCCGAGGACATCGAGCTCGATGATCCGGAGGTCTACAAGATGCTGGCGCGCGGCGGCACGGCGGGCGTCTTCCAGTTCGAATCCGCGCTGGCGACGGAAAAGATCCGCGCCATGAAGGCGGACCGCTTCGACGACCTGATCGCCGCCAACGCACTGGTGCGCCCCGGGCCGCTGGACATGGGGATGGACCTCGTCTACATCCGCCGCAAGCTCAAACAGGAGGAGGTGCGGTACCCCTTCGCCGAGCTGACGGAGGTGCTGGAGCCCACGTACGGCGTCATAGTGTACCAGGAGCAGGTGATGCGTATCGCGCAGATCCTGGGCGGCCTCTCCCTGGCCGAAGCCGACGTGCTGCGTAAGGCGGTGGGCAAGAAGGATGAGGAGCTGATCAAGAAGGAGCTCGGCAAGTTCGTGGACAAGGCGGTGGAGAAGGGGTACGACCGCCGCGCGATCCAGGATCTGTCAGACCAGATTCAGGCGTTCGGGCGCTACGGCTTCAACAAGTGCCTGCCCGGCGACACCGAGGTGCTGGACGCCGCCACCGGCCGGCTGGTGCGGATCGAGGACCTCTACCATCGCCGCGCGTCGCTCGGCGCCGTCGCCACCTGCGACGTGGATGCGCTCAAGCTGGGGCGTGGCACGGTCGCGGACGTGATGGACAACGGCGTGAAGCCCGTCTTCCGCCTGCGCACCGAGAGTGGCCGCGAGATCGAGGCGACCGACAACCACCCGTTCCTGACGTTCGACGGGTGGCGCCCGCTGGGCGAGCTGAAGCCCGGTGTGCACCTCGCCGTACCGCGGATGCTGCCGGTGGAGGGGTCCGCGGAGTGGCCGGAGCACGAGGTGCTCGCCCTGGGGCACCTGCTGGCGGAGGGCAACCTGTGCCACCCGCACTCGGTGTACTTCTACAACCAGGACCCGGCGGAGATCGCGGACTACGTGGCCGCGGCCGAGGCTTTCGGCAACGTGCGCTGCACCCTTGGCGAGAAGGATGGCACCACGCACGTCTATGCCGCGCGCGAGGATCGCGCCGCCGCTCCGGAGATCTTCACTTGGGCCGGCCGCCTGGGGATGCTGGGGAAGACGGCGACCGAGAAGGAGGTGCCGGCCGACGCGTTCACGCTGACCAACCCGCAGATCGCGCTCCTGCTGAGCCGGATGTGGGCGGGCGACGGGCACATCAATGCGCGCGACCGCAGCCTGTTCTACGCCACGTCGTCGAAGCGGCTCGCCGGGCAGGTGCAGCATCTGCTGCTGCGGCTCGGCATCCTGGGGCGCATTCGGCAGGTGGAGTTCCCGTACCGCGGCGAGACGCGCACCGGATGGCAGGTGTTCGTCACCGGCAACGAGAACCTGCGCCGCTTCGCGGAGACGGTGGGTGGGCGCTTCCTCAGCGCGGCGCGGCGCGAGGCGGTCGAGCGGCTGGTGATGGAGGCTCCCGCACAGGGCCCCTCCAAGGACCTGGTGCCGGTGGGTGTGCGGGCGCTGGTCCGCGCCGCCAGGGAGCGCGCCGGGGAGAGCTGGGCGCAGGTAGAAGCGGGCGCGGACGTGTCGTCGCGCGACTTCTACCCGGTGGGGACGAACCCGAACAAGATCGGCTTCACGCGCCGGACCGTCGGGATGCTGGCGGAGCACTTCGGCGACGCGGAGCTGCGCCGCTACGCCGCGAGTGACGTGCTGTGGGACCGCGTCGAATCCATCGAGTACGTCGGCGAGAAGCAGACGTACGACCTGGAGGTGCCGGTCACACACAACTTCGTGGCCAACGACATCATCGTCCACAACAGCCACTCCGCGGCCTACGGACTGCTCGCGTACCAGACGGCCTGGCTCAAGTGCCACTACCCGGCGGAGTTCATGGCGGCGCTGATGTCGTCCGTGGTCGACAAGATCGACGACGTGGTGGCGTACATCCAGCAGTGCCGCGAGATGGGGAAGTACATCCCGCGCGTGGGCCGCGAAGGGATCGAGGTGCTGCCGCCGCACGTGAACGAGTCCAACTGGAAGTTCACCGTGGTGGGCGAGGGCACCGGCCGCATCCGATTCGGGCTGGGCGCTATCCGCGGGGTGGGCGAGGGAGCGGTACGGTCCATCCTGGCTTCGCGCGAGGCGGAGGGGCCCTTCAAGTCGATGTTCGACCTGCTCTGCCGCATCGACCTGCGGCTGTGCAACAAGCGCGTGCTGGAGGCGCTGATCTGCGCCGGCGCGCTGGACGGCTTCGCCACGGCGGGCGAGCGGGCACAGCTCCTGGCGGGCCTGGACTCGGCCTTCGCCACGGCGCAGATGATCCAGAAGGAGCGCGACAGCGCGCAGGACAACCTGTTCGACGTGCTGATGGGCGGCGGCGAGGGAGGGACGGCCACGCTGGTGCAGGCCCCCGTCCTCCCCGCGGTAGCGAAGTGGACCGAGAGCGAGCGGCTGACGCGGGAGAAGGAGATCCTCGGGTTCTTCATCTCCGGCCACCCGCTGAACCGCTACCGCGAGGACGTGGCGCTGTTCGAGAGCCGCGGGGTCACGACGGCGAGCCTCAAGTCCATGCGCGACATGAAGGTGGAGCTCGCGTGCGTGGTGACCGAGGCGGCACGCCAGATCAGCAAAAAGGACGGCTCGGAGTGGGGGCGGATCACGGTGGAGGACTTCCACGGAACCGCCACGGTCCTTGCGTTCGGCGAGTCGTGGGCTAAATACAAGAGCGTGCTGCTGCAGGACGCCGCCGTCGTCATCCGTGGCGCGGTGAGCAACCGCGAGCGCGACGACGAGGATCCGCCCCTCTTTTTGGACGGCGCCATCCCGCTGGACGGGGTGCGCGAGAGCGGCGAAGTGGGCGTCTGCATCGAGCTGGGCGGCGGCGGCCCGGACGCCGCCGCGGTGGACGAGGCGAAGCGCATCCTGGCCGAGCACGCGGGCCCCGGCCCCGTGACGGTGCTGTGGAAGAGCGGCGGGGAGGAGGCCGCGCGCCTCCGCTCCCGCACCCTGCGCGTGAGCCCGCGCGACGAGCTGCTCGCGGCCCTTCGCGCCACCCTGGGCGACGACCGCGTGCGCCTGCAGCGCGATGCCCCGCCGCCCACGCCGGTGCCGCAGCGCGACGAGCCGTGGAAGAAACGAGGGATGAGGGATGGGGGATGA